Within Pseudomonas sp. LBUM920, the genomic segment GTGCAGAAGAAGTACTTCGAGATCGTCGACCAGGCCATGGACGACGGCAAGGACGTGGGCAAGGCGCTCAACAGCGGCGGCTGGAGCGACGAGGGCGCGAAGAAGGTTCAGGAAGGCATAGAAAAAGGCATCGCCAGCCGTGGCGGAGTGGCCGGTGCCGGCTTTGGCGCCAAGTTCGCCAGCAGCGCGATCAAGGTCATCGGCATGGCCACCGACGTCGCGGGTGGCGTGATCAGTGTGGTCCAGGCCGCATTCACCCTGCGTGACGGCGTGCGCGAAAAAGACCCGGTCAAAATCGCCTCCGGTTCCTTGTCGATGGCCGGCGGTGTCAGCAGCCTGGTGGCCGCAGGCGGGGGGGTATTGACGACCCTTGGCGTCACCGGGCGGATCATTCCGTTTCTCGGGCCGGTGGGTTTCCTGATCTCTGGCGCTCTGTCGTTTGTCGGCGCGATCCTCAGCACCATCCAGTCGCACAAGCTGCACAAGATCTCGATGCAGAACTGGGACCAGATCCAGGACTTCAAGCAGGACGGATTACTCAAGCCCAACGGCGATGAAGCCTATGTGTGGCTGCAGACTTACCTGTCCGACTGGGGCCAGCGCGACGCGCCGCAGGACCAGAGCATTTTTGACTTTCGCAAGGAAGAATGGGATGCGCGTTCAAGCATTCGGGGCGGCGATCACCGGCGTGACCACCCGGACTACATCGGCGATGGCAACAACCGTAATTCGGAGGACTACAAGTATTCACTGAAGCCGTCGGAGTGGACCAACGACAACCACGACATTATCTGGCGCGTGGGCGACGGGTACGGCGGTGAGTATCACGATGTAGACAAGCCCTGAGGCGTGTTGGATAAGGCCCCCATCGGATGGGGGCCCGTTCGCGGGGTGCATTCAGTTGGTGTCGAAACCCAACTGGCGGTACAACGTTTTCATGTCGTAATAATCGGTGCATTCGACAATCTTGTTGGCTTCAATCCTGATCACACAGGTGCCGTCGATATTGATCTTGCGGTGAGTCGCCGGATAGCCGAACAGCTCGCCCTCATGGGTGCCCGTCATATGCCACTGGATCGTCCCGCCGCGCTCGCCAAGGCTGATCAAGTCGCGGACAACCTCGAAGTCGGGCAATGCCTTTCTGATCAGGTCGAAAAAGTCGCCCAGCGCCGGGCGCCCTCGCATGATTTGCCCTGCGGCCTTGTCTTCATAGACGGTCGCCTCGGAAAAGATCGCGAGAAACCGGTCTTTGTCGGCGGTAGACCAACTGTCGGCCCACTCTTGGATCAATGCACGGTGTTGATCTGTCATGGTGAATCTCCTGGGAAAATTGGAACAATGCAGCGCCACCCGATTGGTTGACGCCTGCGTCCATCGCCCGTGACAGATACACCTTCAGCTCCTGCTGAGCAGATACTCCCTCCGTACCAAAGCGCCAGACAAGCGTAGTACGCGCGGCGATTAAATCAACCGTGCCGCGACCAGCCAGTCCGCTACTGCCTGGAACGAAGCATCCGGCACCGGATCACCGGGCACGGTCTTGCGCGCGATGTCAGCGGCCAAGCCCTTGTCCGGCGCATGCGGAATCCCCAGGTCATAAGCCTCCTGCAACATCAGCAGCGCCTCCTCCGGTGACGCCCGGCACACGATCACCGGCACTGGCGTCTCACCGCGCACATAGCGCACGCCAATCACCCAGCCATCGGTGGTGCCGATCATCATCGACGCCCTGCCCAACCCCAGCTTGGTCGCCAACGCCTGCATTTCATTGCGCTGGCGGCGCCGCTCGCTCTTGATCAGCGGGTCGCCGTCGATGTCCTTGCGTTCGCGCTTGGTTTCGCTGCGGGTCATTTTCATGTCGCGGCCGAACAGCCAGCGCTGCATGATCACGTCCACCGCACCGACCAGAATGAACGCGCACAACACGGTGAACACCAGCGGCTTGAGCACCAGGAAAAACGTCGACTCCATGCACTCCGCGCCACAGCGTGAAGACTCCATCAGCGCCTGCAACGCATGCTTGCCGATCACATAAAACGCGATCGCCAGCACATGCACCTTGATCAGCCCCTTCATGAACTCCACCAGGTTGCGCAGGGCAAAAATCTTCTTCAAGCCCTCGGCCGGGTTGATGCGTTTGAACTCGGGTTTGATCGGGTCCACCGAGAACACAAAGCCGCGCATGGTGATGATATTGGTCAGGATCACCACGCCGGTGGTCACCGCCATCACCGGCAAGGTAATGCTGATGACCAGTTGCTCGGCATGGTCGAGCACTCGCGGCCACACCGTGGCGAACGGCTCAATGTAGATGTGCGCGGTGAGGTCGATCAGCGCCGTGACCTGGGCCTTGGCGCGCGGCGCCAGGATCGAGATGCACAGCGTGCAAAACAGGATGACCATGCCCGACACCAGGTCCTGGCTCTTGGCGACCTGGCCTTTCTGGCGTGCGTCCCTGAGCTTCTTGTCCGTGGCCGGCTGGGATTTTTCTTCGCTGGTATCGGCCATGGGCTACTCCATGCCGGCGAGGGTTTTGAGCAACTCGACAGTGCCGCGAAATTCCGCCAATTGATCGAGCATCAACGGAATCAAAAAGCCGATGTAGATCACCATCAGGATCGAGAAAAACAGGTTTTTCACCGGCAGCGACAAGTCGAACATATGCAGGTTCGGCGCCATCCGCGACAGGTAGGCAAGCATCAGGTCGGTGATCAGCAATGAGATCAGCAAGGGCGAAACCATCAGCACGCCGACGCGCATGATCTGGTCGAGAATCGACAGCACCGCCAGCAACGCCGAGCTGGCAAACACCGGCGTGAATGAAGTCACCGGCCATAACTGGTAGCTGTGGTAATAGCCGTCGACCATCAGGATAAAGCCGCCGGACATGAAGAACAGCGTGATCAACATCACCGTAAGCAAGGTCGCCATCACGCTGGATTCACCGGATGACAACGGGTCCACCAACTGCGCTATGGTCGAGCCACGTTGCAGGTCGATCAACTCCCCCGCCACTTCCGCGGCCCAGAACGGAATACCGAACAACAGGCCGATGAGGATGCCGATCAGGAACTCCTTGATCAGCAGCCCGGCGATAAACACGCTGCCGTGCTCGGGCATTCGGGTCAGCGCGTCGAACACCGGAAAGAACATCGGGATCGAAATGGCCACCGCCACACAGCCGCGAATCATGCCGGTAAGGCCCAGGCGGTTGAACGCCGGGGTGATCACCACCACCCCCATGGCGCGGCAGGCGGCAAGCGAGGCGGCGCTGATCACCGGGTAGGCGACCTCCAGAAACTGCGCGGTAAGGCTGGCATCCATGGGCAGTCAGCGCGTCCACAGCGGGAAGTTATCCAGCACCTGGCTGCCCAGCTCCGCAACTTGGCCTGCGAGTACCGGGCCAAGAAACACGATGGTCAACAGCACCGCCACCAGCTTCACCACCTGCGGCAAGGTCTGGTCCTGAATCTGCGTCAGCGCCTGGAACAGCCCCACGCTCAAGCCCACGATAATCGCCACGCCCAACGCCGGCGCGGAGAGCATCAGCACGGTCATCAGTGCCTGTTTCATCAATGACAGGAAAACGTCCTGGCCCATGGGTCGTGCCTCAGCCGTAACTCAGAATCAAACCGTGCATCAAGCGCGACCAGCCACTCAGTGACACGAATAAAAAGATCTTCAGCGGGATCGAAATCAGGTTCGGCGAGACCATCGACATGCCCATCGCCATCAACACGTTGGACACCAGCAGGTCCACCACCAGGAACGGGATGTAGAGCAGAAAGCCGATCTCGAAGGCGCGGGTCAGCTCCGAGCTGACAAACGCCGGAATCAGCACCACCAGGTCATCGTCACGCAGGTCGGCGCGGGCTTCCGGCGACCAGATGGTCTCGGTGGCCTGCACAAAAAAACCGCGCTCGGACTCATTCGCAAAACGCTTCAAATGCGCCTGCAGCGGCGGGCGCAGCGCATCGCCCAGGTCCTTGAGTTGCTCGACATGCTCGATATTGAGGTCGCGTCCCTCGACCTGGCGGTACATGTCGCCAATCAACGGCGTTGTCACGTACACCGACAGAATCAGCGCGATGCCGTACAGCACCAGGTTAGGCGGTGTCTGCTGCACCCCAAGGGCGTTGCGGATCAGGAACAGCACCACCGAAATCTTCATGAACCCGGTGAGCGTGACCACTGCCAACGGGATCAGCCCGATCGTCGCAACGACCAGGATGATCTCGATCAGGTTCGGCTGATAACCGGTCATGGGGTGGCAAAACTCAGCAGGCGCACGCCCAGGCCGTCGCCGATTTTTACCAGTTGGCCCTGGCCGACGCGACGCCCGTTGACCATCAGGTCAACGCTGTCCACGCCGGGCGTGTTGAGCTGCAACAGGCTGCCCGCACCCAGCTCCCGCAATTGCGCCAGGGTCAGTTCCAGGCTGCCGACCTGGCACACCAGTTTGAGCGGCAAGTCATCCAGGGCCGCGGCGGCATCAACATCAGTCATCGTGTTCTCCATGTGCAAAAGGGGGGCTTGTAGTTCTTCCTGCAACTGCAATGCTTCACCCTGGTATTGGCAGCGGGCCTGCAAGCGCCCGTCCAGGTCGAGCAACAAGCCCGAGCCCTGCTCCAGCATCAGCACATCGCCGGGCCGCAGACTGCGCAATTCGCCCAGGGTCAGCCACTGCCGCCCGGCCACCACCGCCAGGGTCTGGCGCAGGGCGGGCAGCGGGTCGGGTTCGATCTGGCCGTATTGCGCCAGCAGCTGCGCCACCAGCACGGCAGCGCTTTCGCTCAGGTCCAGTTGCGCGCTCATGGCCGGCTGGTTGCCAAAGGTCAATTCGAGCGCCAGGTGCACGGCATACGCGCGCTGATCGTCAGTGGCCTCGACTAACTGCACCGGGTGGCCGAGCACGGGTTCCAGGGTCTCGATCAGGTCGAGCACCGCCAGTTCCAGCAGCAACGAGCGTGGCAACGATGGCAGCAATTGCGCATCGAACTGCAACGCCAGCGGCACCAGTACTTGCTCCAGCGCGGCCGACGACAGCCGCAGGCGCACCGGGGCGCGACCGAGCAACAAAAACACATCGCGCGAATTGCCCAGGCCTTGCGCTTGGGCGGCCCAACTCACGCGCAACGCTTGCCCGGCGCAACGGCCCTGCCAGGCGCGACGGCGACGGTGCAGCTGGTTATGCAGCGCCAACAGCGCCGGGTCGTACTGCGTCAGCCAGGGTGCCAACGGGTCGGCAAGGGCGGTGATCATGTGCCGGTGCCTTCTTCGCGCAATTCACCGACGCGGCGCTCATCACTTTCACGCCCTTCCAGCAGGCTTTGCCAGGCTTCGGACTGGCGTTGACGGCTCAGGCGTTCCTGACGAAACAGGTCACGCTCGCGCTCCTGGCTTTGCAGGGTGGTGGACACGTGGTGCACGTCGTTCTCGAGCACCTGCTGGTCATCCGACAGGCCGCGCAAACGTTCCTGAGCCGCCTGCCAGCTGGCCACCGACAGCCCCTCGGTCAGGGATGCATAAACCTGGCGGGCTTCCTCGGCAATCGCTTCACGGTGCAGGCGCAGTTGCTCCTTGGCGTCGTTCAACACGTCGTGAGTCTGCGCGCAGCGTTGCTGTTGGGCGGCCAATTGGTTGGCGGCACGTTGTTCACGCAGCACCCGCAGGGTTTGCAGGGTGCGCAGTTGGTCGGTTTTCATTGGGGTTGCTCCTTTCTGATGCCAGCACAGCAATCTGTAAATCCATGAAAATCAAAGGTGGGCGCTGGCTTGCCTGCGATGGCGGTGGGTCAGCTTGCCCTTGTGTTGCTGATATACCGCTATCGCAGGCAAGCCAGCTCCCACAGGGTTTTGCATGGGCCTGAGGTTCACTGTTGTTCATTGATCTCATGCCAACACCTGGCGCATGCGGATCAGGGTCTGGTCCAGGCTGCTGGGTTCGCCGGCGTTCTGGCGCAGGAACGCTTCAATGGCCGCATGGCGGTTGATGGCTTCGTCGGCCAGCGGGTCGCTGCCGGCGGAGTACTCGCCGACGCGGATGAGCATTTCGATTTCGCCGTAGCGCGCCATCA encodes:
- the sctT gene encoding type III secretion system export apparatus subunit SctT, which codes for MDASLTAQFLEVAYPVISAASLAACRAMGVVVITPAFNRLGLTGMIRGCVAVAISIPMFFPVFDALTRMPEHGSVFIAGLLIKEFLIGILIGLLFGIPFWAAEVAGELIDLQRGSTIAQLVDPLSSGESSVMATLLTVMLITLFFMSGGFILMVDGYYHSYQLWPVTSFTPVFASSALLAVLSILDQIMRVGVLMVSPLLISLLITDLMLAYLSRMAPNLHMFDLSLPVKNLFFSILMVIYIGFLIPLMLDQLAEFRGTVELLKTLAGME
- a CDS encoding EscU/YscU/HrcU family type III secretion system export apparatus switch protein; the encoded protein is MADTSEEKSQPATDKKLRDARQKGQVAKSQDLVSGMVILFCTLCISILAPRAKAQVTALIDLTAHIYIEPFATVWPRVLDHAEQLVISITLPVMAVTTGVVILTNIITMRGFVFSVDPIKPEFKRINPAEGLKKIFALRNLVEFMKGLIKVHVLAIAFYVIGKHALQALMESSRCGAECMESTFFLVLKPLVFTVLCAFILVGAVDVIMQRWLFGRDMKMTRSETKRERKDIDGDPLIKSERRRQRNEMQALATKLGLGRASMMIGTTDGWVIGVRYVRGETPVPVIVCRASPEEALLMLQEAYDLGIPHAPDKGLAADIARKTVPGDPVPDASFQAVADWLVAARLI
- the sctQ gene encoding type III secretion system cytoplasmic ring protein SctQ, with product MITALADPLAPWLTQYDPALLALHNQLHRRRRAWQGRCAGQALRVSWAAQAQGLGNSRDVFLLLGRAPVRLRLSSAALEQVLVPLALQFDAQLLPSLPRSLLLELAVLDLIETLEPVLGHPVQLVEATDDQRAYAVHLALELTFGNQPAMSAQLDLSESAAVLVAQLLAQYGQIEPDPLPALRQTLAVVAGRQWLTLGELRSLRPGDVLMLEQGSGLLLDLDGRLQARCQYQGEALQLQEELQAPLLHMENTMTDVDAAAALDDLPLKLVCQVGSLELTLAQLRELGAGSLLQLNTPGVDSVDLMVNGRRVGQGQLVKIGDGLGVRLLSFATP
- the sctS gene encoding type III secretion system export apparatus subunit SctS — encoded protein: MGQDVFLSLMKQALMTVLMLSAPALGVAIIVGLSVGLFQALTQIQDQTLPQVVKLVAVLLTIVFLGPVLAGQVAELGSQVLDNFPLWTR
- the sctR gene encoding type III secretion system export apparatus subunit SctR; translated protein: MTGYQPNLIEIILVVATIGLIPLAVVTLTGFMKISVVLFLIRNALGVQQTPPNLVLYGIALILSVYVTTPLIGDMYRQVEGRDLNIEHVEQLKDLGDALRPPLQAHLKRFANESERGFFVQATETIWSPEARADLRDDDLVVLIPAFVSSELTRAFEIGFLLYIPFLVVDLLVSNVLMAMGMSMVSPNLISIPLKIFLFVSLSGWSRLMHGLILSYG
- a CDS encoding ester cyclase yields the protein MTDQHRALIQEWADSWSTADKDRFLAIFSEATVYEDKAAGQIMRGRPALGDFFDLIRKALPDFEVVRDLISLGERGGTIQWHMTGTHEGELFGYPATHRKINIDGTCVIRIEANKIVECTDYYDMKTLYRQLGFDTN